In Achromobacter xylosoxidans A8, a single window of DNA contains:
- a CDS encoding 3-hydroxyacyl-CoA dehydrogenase NAD-binding domain-containing protein — protein MSSIATSNPPAIRRIAIVGAGTIGASWAALFLARGLAVVVSDPAADAEALTRARVQAAWPVLTELGHVLPGASAEALRFEPDLEAALAGVDFVQENAPEREDFKTALFARMDAALPAHVIVASSSSGLIMSRLQSQCRHASRFVIGHPFNPPHLIPLVEVVGGTQTSADTIDRCIAFYRSLGKYPIRLNKEVPGHIANRLQAALWREAIHLAAENVASVADIDAAVSQGPGLRWALFGPHMTFNLGGGAGGLANFMDHLLGPVQTWWDDLGAPEVTPELRQRLIEGVNAEAGQRSIADLVQARDAQLTALLKALQR, from the coding sequence ATGTCCAGCATCGCCACGTCCAACCCGCCCGCCATCCGCCGAATCGCCATCGTGGGCGCCGGCACCATAGGCGCCAGTTGGGCCGCGTTGTTCCTCGCTCGCGGCCTCGCGGTCGTCGTCAGCGATCCGGCCGCCGATGCCGAAGCGCTGACGCGCGCCCGCGTGCAGGCCGCATGGCCCGTGCTGACAGAGCTCGGACACGTGCTGCCCGGCGCCTCGGCCGAGGCCCTGCGCTTCGAGCCGGACCTGGAGGCCGCGCTGGCCGGCGTGGACTTCGTGCAGGAAAACGCGCCCGAGCGCGAAGATTTCAAAACTGCGCTGTTCGCGCGCATGGACGCCGCGCTGCCTGCGCACGTCATCGTGGCGTCGAGCTCGTCCGGCCTCATCATGAGCCGCCTGCAATCGCAGTGCCGCCATGCCTCGCGCTTCGTCATCGGGCATCCGTTCAATCCGCCGCACCTGATCCCGCTGGTCGAGGTGGTAGGCGGCACCCAGACCTCGGCCGACACCATCGACCGCTGCATCGCCTTCTACCGCAGCCTGGGCAAATACCCCATCCGCCTGAACAAGGAAGTGCCGGGCCACATCGCCAACCGCCTGCAGGCGGCCCTGTGGCGCGAAGCGATACACCTGGCTGCCGAGAACGTGGCCAGCGTCGCCGACATCGATGCCGCCGTATCGCAAGGCCCCGGCCTGCGCTGGGCGTTGTTCGGTCCGCACATGACCTTCAATCTGGGCGGCGGCGCGGGCGGCCTGGCCAATTTCATGGACCACCTGCTGGGTCCGGTACAAACTTGGTGGGACGACCTGGGAGCACCGGAGGTCACTCCCGAGCTGCGGCAGCGCCTGATCGAAGGCGTCAACGCCGAAGCAGGCCAACGCAGCATCGCCGACCTGGTCCAGGCTCGCGACGCCCAGCTCACCGCGCTGCTCAAAGCGCTGCAACGCTGA